Part of the Halogeometricum sp. S3BR5-2 genome, GGCGGTTCCGACCTTCATGCGGTTCTCGCCGCGGCGACGCGGTCTCTGTTCCCGTACATGCGGGGAGGTACCGAACCCCGCGGCATGAATCCCCCGGAGACGGACGGCCCTCGCGGGGGGCGCGGCCCCGGGTTCGGCCCGTCCGCGCGGCGCTACCGCCGCCGCTCGCGTCGCTGTCGCTGTTCGTCGGCCTCCGCCTCGTAGGACTCCGCGACGACGGTGTCGCGCATCTTCCGTCGGTACTCCCAGACGCCGGCCGCGAGGACGAGGACGGCGAGGACGGCGCCTCGGAGGGGCGTCCCCGCCAGCGCGAAGTAGGCGAACGCGGCGACGGCGAACGCGACGGAGAGACCGAGTCCGAGCGTCGTCCACCCGCGTCGTCGGTCCCGAGAGCGGGAGTTCGGCATGATGGCCTTATGGGTGGTCCGGATACGAAGGTGCTCCGGTCGGCGTTCCCGTCGTCCCGACGCCGGCTTAAAACAGGTAACCGTATTCGACCCGGCTGACGGCGGTATTCTCCTGGTTTCGCCCCCTGCGGTCGCCGCCGACGATGGTATAAGACGAGCCACACGGCGACAGCCACTAAGGGACTGTCACGAGATATCCGCCGTCAGGTCAGGCCGCGTCTCCGCTCGGAGCCATCCCGTACGGCTCGTCCCGCACGTGGCTCTCCGCGAGGAGGACGTACATCGCCTGACTCCACTGGAGGTTGCAGTTCCAGCGCACGGAGCCGTCGCCGCGGACCTGTTCGGGCAGGAGACCGGTCGCGGACGTCCACGTCGGCGCGTCCTCGAAGACGTACTCCCGGAGGGCCGCCTCGTCGCCGTCGAGCCATCGAACCGCGTCCGCGAACGCCTCGCAGAGGGGCCAGCCGCCGTCCTCGACGCTCCCGGAGGGGGTGAAGTCGTCCTCGGGGTAGCGGCCGACGCAGGCGGCGTCGTCGGCGCACCACGCCGGGTCCGTCGCCAGTTCCACCGTCGACCGCATCGTCTCGCTGCCGGCGTCGACGACGTTCCACGGCCACGTCGCCATGAACGCCGCCGCGTCCGGCCGTTCGTCCGGGGCCACGTTGCCGTCGCGTTCGGGGCTGTCGGCGGTGACGTAGTGGTCGCCGAGGTAGGCGTCCTCGCGGAAGCAGTAGCCGTCGAAGTTCTCGGCCCACGTCGCCGCCGTCTCGCGGCAGTCCGCGGCGAACTCGTCGTCGCCGCGCGCCTCGGCCAGTTCGGCCATCGCGCGCAGGCCGGCGATGGACGCGGCGCTCCCCTCCGTCGAGTGACCCCACACCTCCTCCCAGGGGTCTTGGGACTTCCCGGGGAAGCCGTCGCCGTTGTCGTAGTCGAGGAGGAACTCCGCGGCCGCCCTGCTCATCCCGTAGTGCTCGTCGAGGACTTCCTCGTCGCCGCCGGTCTCCTCCCAGAGCAACCAGTGGGCGTAGATGGGTCCTCCCACCTGGTCGAGTTGGAGCGCCGTCCAGTTCGGTTCGCCGTCCGAGCGGTAGTTCTGCCACCACGTCCCTTCTCGTTCGATGTCCCTGTCGTCGACGACGTCGTCGGTTATCTGCTTGTCGTCGAGCCACGAGAGCGCCCGACGCGCCTCCTCGACGGCGCCGCCGGCGAGCATCGCGGCGACGATGAACACCTGGTCGCGCGGCCAGACGAAGCGGTAGCCCTGGTCGTCGGGTTCGAACGCGCCGGCGACGGTGCCGCCGCTGGGGTCCTGCGCGCACTTGAGGCTCGTCAGCGACCGCTCGTACGTCGCGTTCGCCGTCTCGTCGTCCGTCGGGCCGTCGGAGACGCCCTCGTGCCACGTCTCCCACGCGTCGGCGAACGCCTCCCGTTCGGCCTCGTAGCCGCGGTCCAGCGTCGAGGTCAGGGCGTCGAGGGCGTCCGACTCGCTGCGGCCGAAGCCGGCGGCCGTCGTCCACGTCGCCGCCTCGTCGTCGTCGAGGTAGAGGCCGAACCCGATGTCGAGGGAGCCCGCCATCTCGTCGTTCGCGTCGATGTAGCCGTCGTTCTCCCGGTAGATGTCGTGCCACGCGCTCTTCTCATCTCCCTCCGTCTCGCCGAGCAGTCCCATGCGACGGCCGTCGAAGGAGCGCTGTCCCGTCTCTTCTCGGCGGAGGGCGACGGCGAAGTAGCGCTCGCCGTCGTGGGAGACGACGCACTCGTACTCGCCGGCCTCGCCCTCGGCGGCGGTCGCGTACGCCTCGTCGGCCTCCGACTCCTCGCCGCCGTCCTGAATCGAGGAGTTGAGCACGGAGAACACCGTCCGCTCGCCCGCCTCGGAGAACGAGACGCTGTTCCGGACGAGCAGCGCGGGCCGGTCGACGGAGACGACCACGTCCTGCGAGAGCGACGCCTCCGCCCCGTCCGCGAAGACGAACTCGTTGTCCAGATGTAGTTCGGGGACGCGCGGCGACTCGTAGGCGACGTCGCTGTCGGCGGCGTCCTCGCGCACGTCGAGCGTCTGCTCCCTGTCGGCGTCCCACAGGAGCGTGTGGAAGTCGCCGAACTGCTCGATATCGGCGCGGAACGCGGACGTCTCCTCGATGAGCGCGCCGCGCCAGTCCTCGTCGACGGCGCTGGAAGGGTACTGGTTCGCGGTCGTCAGCACGTAGCCGCCGTCCTCGCGGGGCGAACTGAGCAACCCGTCCTTGTCACTCGGGGGGTGAAGCCCGTCCATGAGTACGCCGAAGCAATCGTCCGCCCCAACTACGTTCCTTTCGGCCGGCGGGCGATAGCGCCGGTACCGACGGCGGTTTCGGGCCGGTGCGCTCCCGCGCTACATGTCGTCCCAGGCGTCGACGGCGCGCCGCACCCCGCCGACCTTCGTCAGCCACCGCGCGGAGATGAACTTCTTGAGCACCTCGGCGGGGCGGCCGCTGAACGTGTTCACCGGCGACCCGACGACGCCGTGCGCGACGGCGTCGTCGGCGACGGAGACGAGCGTTCCCTTGTTGATGTACGACCAGTGGACGAGTTCGCGGCCGTCCACCTCGCGGGCGACGTTCTGCCCGAGGTGTTTCCCCTCCTCCATGGCCGCCTCGGCCGTCGGCGGCGGCGACGCGTCGGCGTCGGGGTGGACCACCTGCTCCCACAGGTCGTGTTCGGTGTGCGGGCCGCCCTCGACGTCTTGGTTCACGAGGGCGGCGTCGCCGATGGCGAACACGCGGTCGTCGCTCGTCTTGAACGTCGAGTCGGCGTACGCGCGGTTGTGGTCCTTGTCGACGTCGACGCTCCCCATCGAGTCCTGCCCGGTGACGCCGCCGGCCCAGACGAGGACGTCGTACGCCATCGAGTCGCCGTCGTCGAACTCGATTTCGTCCTCGCCCACCGAGGTCATCGCCTTCCCGGTGTCCACCTCGACGTCGTGACGCTCCAGTTTGTTCTGGATGGCGCCCTGGAACTCGTGGTCGTGGCCGGGGAACACCTCGCCGCTCCGTTCGACGAGGTGGACGTCGATGTGCGAGTCGGTCCAGTCGCGCAGGGCGGCCACCTCGCCGGCCGTCTGGATGCCCGTCAGACCGCCGCCGCCGACGACCACCTTCGCCGGGTCGGTGCGGTCGGCGGCGACGGCGGCCCCCTTTATCCGTTCGTGGATGCTCAGGGCGTCGCCGAGGCTCTTGAGCGTCAGAGCGTGTTCTTCGAGGCCGTCGATACCGTAGAACGCGGTCTGACTCCCCAGGCAGACGACGCAGTAGTCGTAGTCGAGGGTGGTCCCGTCGTCGAGTTCGACTTCCCTGTCCGCGACGTCGACGTCGGCGACGCGGCCCTGCACGAACTCCGTGTCGTCGTCCGCTATCTCTTCGATTGGGACAGTCACGTGGTCTCGGACCGAGGGCTTCCGGATGCAGCGGTGGACTTCGTGGAGTACCAGGTGGTACGGGTCCTCCGACACCCAGACGAGGTCGGCGTCCTCGTCCAGTTCCTCCTGGAGGCTCCGAATCGCGGCGCTGCCGGCGTACCCAGACCCGAGCACAACAACTCGTGTCATGGCTTCGCTCGTCCGAGGGCTCTCGCGTCACGGTCTTAAGCGCGATGGCGGGGGGTCTCGCGAGTCCGTTCGTCGCGTAGCGGCCGCCGCGCCGCGGCGTCTTCGCCGACCGTCCGTGTTTTCACGGACGGCGCTGAACACCGACGCATGGCACCGGAGATAACGCGAATCGAGACGACGGAGTTCAGCTATCCGCTGGAGAACGTGGGGATGGACGACGGGTACAACCTCGCCTACGAACCCGGCACGACGACCGAACGACGGCTGTTCGCCATCAAGATTCTGACCGACGAGGGGGTCACCGGCGAGTTCGTCGGCGGCAACTCCCCCGCGTTCGCGCAGGTCCACGAGGTGGCCGACCACCTCGTCGGCGAGAACGCCCTCCGCCGGGAGCGACACTGGAGCGAGATGAAACGCGCCCTGCGGAAGTACGACCGGATGGGCATCGGCCCCCTCGACATCGCCCTCTGGGACCTCGCCGGGAAACACTACGACGCCCCCATCCACGAACTGCTCGGCACCTACCGGACGCGCCTGCCGACCTACGCCTCGACGTACCACGCCGACGACAACGGCGGCCTCGACTCTCCGGAGGCGTACGCCGACTTCGCCGAGGAGTGCCTGGAGATGGGCTACGAGGGGTTCAAGATTCACGGCTGGGGCGGCAGCGACGACCAACGGGACATCAAGCGCGAGGTGGACACCGTCCACGCCGTCGGCGAACGCGTCGGCGAGAAGATGGACCTGATGATAGACCCCGCCTGCGAGTACGAGACGTTCGCCGACGCCGTCCGCGTCGGCCGCGCCTGCGACGAGCAGAACTTCTACTGGTACGAGGACCCCTACCGCGACGGCGGCGTCTCCCAGCACGCCCACCGAAAACTCCGCGAGAAACTGCAGACGCCCCTGCTCCAGACCGAACACGTCCGGGGCATCGAGGCGCACACCGACTTCATCGACAACGACGCCACCGACTTCGTCCGCGCGGACCCCGAGTACGACGCGGGCATCACCGGCGCGATGAAGATAGCGCACATCGCGGAGGGC contains:
- a CDS encoding glycoside hydrolase family 15 protein; amino-acid sequence: MDGLHPPSDKDGLLSSPREDGGYVLTTANQYPSSAVDEDWRGALIEETSAFRADIEQFGDFHTLLWDADREQTLDVREDAADSDVAYESPRVPELHLDNEFVFADGAEASLSQDVVVSVDRPALLVRNSVSFSEAGERTVFSVLNSSIQDGGEESEADEAYATAAEGEAGEYECVVSHDGERYFAVALRREETGQRSFDGRRMGLLGETEGDEKSAWHDIYRENDGYIDANDEMAGSLDIGFGLYLDDDEAATWTTAAGFGRSESDALDALTSTLDRGYEAEREAFADAWETWHEGVSDGPTDDETANATYERSLTSLKCAQDPSGGTVAGAFEPDDQGYRFVWPRDQVFIVAAMLAGGAVEEARRALSWLDDKQITDDVVDDRDIEREGTWWQNYRSDGEPNWTALQLDQVGGPIYAHWLLWEETGGDEEVLDEHYGMSRAAAEFLLDYDNGDGFPGKSQDPWEEVWGHSTEGSAASIAGLRAMAELAEARGDDEFAADCRETAATWAENFDGYCFREDAYLGDHYVTADSPERDGNVAPDERPDAAAFMATWPWNVVDAGSETMRSTVELATDPAWCADDAACVGRYPEDDFTPSGSVEDGGWPLCEAFADAVRWLDGDEAALREYVFEDAPTWTSATGLLPEQVRGDGSVRWNCNLQWSQAMYVLLAESHVRDEPYGMAPSGDAA
- a CDS encoding enolase C-terminal domain-like protein codes for the protein MAPEITRIETTEFSYPLENVGMDDGYNLAYEPGTTTERRLFAIKILTDEGVTGEFVGGNSPAFAQVHEVADHLVGENALRRERHWSEMKRALRKYDRMGIGPLDIALWDLAGKHYDAPIHELLGTYRTRLPTYASTYHADDNGGLDSPEAYADFAEECLEMGYEGFKIHGWGGSDDQRDIKREVDTVHAVGERVGEKMDLMIDPACEYETFADAVRVGRACDEQNFYWYEDPYRDGGVSQHAHRKLREKLQTPLLQTEHVRGIEAHTDFIDNDATDFVRADPEYDAGITGAMKIAHIAEGHGLDVEVHSPGPAQRHCIAAMRNANYYEMALVHPDCDNTGAPVYKGDYEDELDSIDDEGTVGVPDGPGLGVEYDWDYIEANANGGRTYEGL
- a CDS encoding NAD(P)/FAD-dependent oxidoreductase, which codes for MTRVVVLGSGYAGSAAIRSLQEELDEDADLVWVSEDPYHLVLHEVHRCIRKPSVRDHVTVPIEEIADDDTEFVQGRVADVDVADREVELDDGTTLDYDYCVVCLGSQTAFYGIDGLEEHALTLKSLGDALSIHERIKGAAVAADRTDPAKVVVGGGGLTGIQTAGEVAALRDWTDSHIDVHLVERSGEVFPGHDHEFQGAIQNKLERHDVEVDTGKAMTSVGEDEIEFDDGDSMAYDVLVWAGGVTGQDSMGSVDVDKDHNRAYADSTFKTSDDRVFAIGDAALVNQDVEGGPHTEHDLWEQVVHPDADASPPPTAEAAMEEGKHLGQNVAREVDGRELVHWSYINKGTLVSVADDAVAHGVVGSPVNTFSGRPAEVLKKFISARWLTKVGGVRRAVDAWDDM